A stretch of [Clostridium] scindens DNA encodes these proteins:
- a CDS encoding ABC transporter ATP-binding protein encodes MEFLKVENLYKVYGKGENQVTALDGVSLTIEKGEFTAIIGSSGSGKSTLLHIIAGVDVPTSGKVYLNGQDVYAQNNEKLAIFRRRQVGLIYQFHNLIPTLNVVENMTLPILMDKRKVNKERLKDLLNLLGLEERKNHLPNQLSGGQQQRVAIGRALMNAPQVMLADEPTGSLDSRNGHEIIKLLKESNKKYGQTLLLVTHDENIALQADRIIGISDGKVVRDERQVAR; translated from the coding sequence ATGGAGTTTTTAAAAGTTGAAAATCTATATAAGGTCTATGGGAAGGGGGAGAATCAAGTCACTGCGCTTGATGGAGTCTCTCTTACCATCGAGAAGGGAGAATTTACCGCGATCATCGGCTCTTCCGGATCTGGCAAGTCCACGCTGCTTCACATCATCGCGGGAGTGGATGTGCCCACAAGCGGAAAAGTCTATCTGAATGGGCAGGACGTGTACGCCCAGAATAATGAAAAACTTGCAATTTTCCGCAGGCGTCAGGTTGGGCTGATCTATCAGTTCCACAATTTGATTCCGACTCTGAATGTGGTGGAAAACATGACTCTGCCGATCCTTATGGATAAGAGGAAGGTAAATAAGGAACGGCTGAAAGACCTGCTAAATCTGCTGGGTCTGGAGGAACGCAAGAATCATCTGCCTAACCAGCTCTCAGGAGGCCAGCAGCAGCGGGTCGCCATCGGGCGGGCCCTGATGAATGCGCCTCAGGTTATGCTTGCCGATGAGCCGACCGGTAGCTTGGACAGCCGGAACGGACATGAGATAATCAAGCTGCTGAAGGAAAGCAATAAAAAATATGGGCAGACATTGCTACTCGTCACGCATGACGAGAATATCGCCTTACAGGCAGACCGCATCATCGGGATATCGGATGGCAAAGTGGTGCGGGATGAGAGGCAGGTGGCACGATAA